In a genomic window of Geitlerinema sp. PCC 9228:
- a CDS encoding WD40 repeat domain-containing protein, translating to MNQIQNTWPCQHTLEAHSAAVVSLDFSPDGRWLASSSIDGTVQLWQLPTTPSETFEEGPILVGHDDFVNAVAFSPQGDCIASSDSEGRVKVWEWETESGEEIATLAVHQKPVEAIAFHPQGKFLVTGSWDKTIKLTELKTGELQATFTGHRQPIVSVACSADGQMLASGSWDLTVKLWNLETGEATATLSGHQNPIEDICFHPHRDLLASASLDATVKLWHTQTGELVHTLAEHTDGVRGIAFSPDGRWLASASVDKTSKIWDMSAAEPTVQATLSGHNSYVFAAAFHPQGHLFATGSDDNLVKLWQLV from the coding sequence ATGAACCAGATCCAAAACACCTGGCCGTGCCAGCATACCTTAGAAGCACACTCAGCCGCTGTTGTCTCCTTAGATTTCAGTCCCGATGGTCGGTGGCTGGCAAGTAGCAGCATCGACGGCACGGTACAATTGTGGCAACTACCAACGACGCCATCAGAAACCTTTGAAGAAGGTCCGATTTTGGTGGGTCACGACGATTTCGTCAATGCCGTTGCTTTTTCTCCTCAGGGTGACTGCATTGCCAGTAGCGATTCTGAAGGTAGAGTCAAGGTTTGGGAGTGGGAAACGGAGTCGGGAGAGGAAATTGCCACCCTAGCCGTTCACCAAAAACCTGTAGAAGCGATCGCATTTCACCCTCAAGGAAAATTCCTGGTCACCGGTAGCTGGGATAAAACCATCAAACTCACCGAACTCAAAACCGGCGAACTGCAAGCAACTTTCACCGGTCACCGCCAACCCATTGTTTCGGTGGCTTGTTCCGCTGACGGTCAAATGCTCGCTAGTGGTAGCTGGGATTTAACGGTGAAATTGTGGAATTTAGAAACTGGCGAAGCCACGGCAACCCTTTCCGGTCACCAAAATCCCATTGAAGATATTTGTTTCCATCCACATCGGGACTTGTTGGCTAGTGCGAGCTTAGACGCTACGGTAAAATTATGGCACACCCAAACCGGAGAACTCGTCCATACCCTCGCCGAACATACCGATGGCGTTCGCGGTATTGCTTTTTCTCCCGATGGTCGGTGGCTAGCTAGTGCCAGCGTGGATAAAACGAGCAAAATTTGGGATATGTCGGCAGCCGAACCAACTGTGCAGGCTACCTTATCCGGTCACAACAGCTACGTGTTTGCCGCCGCGTTTCATCCCCAAGGGCATTTGTTCGCTACAGGGA